In Nasonia vitripennis strain AsymCx chromosome 2, Nvit_psr_1.1, whole genome shotgun sequence, a genomic segment contains:
- the LOC100120496 gene encoding protein crumbs isoform X2: MRAALHVVAVLATLLTTSTSYGAPQERSPADELLASSAALSQAREAYFDGTAQLRLRSFVSVHRHSGLSFRTCEPGRLFEQRFDTGDSIGLRVDHEGLVFVAKLQQRRLEARLNARLLDNAWHTVNMFFRLGNLTLSAAGHAQVVANATYNSEILALPDENDANGTLIVGEGFRGCILQGPGILFNDSLSSNAILGACPLDTRACSPCINNPCRNGGSCQEDHNGDFVCQCAAGWAGLRCESPAGARVCDGPSNPCRNDAACVELPDTDYRCECRPGYTGRNCEIDIDECASHPCRNDGNCTDLVNGYACKCERTGYNGQNCEIDIDECENNPCLNGLCYNNYGGYVCACQSGFEGQNCELNINECLSQPCRNGGTCLDEVGSYRCNCTGTGHSGEHCDQPPRGLVCNSTANCPANSVCHVSQCVCKSGFIGSPPNCSVNFCERNPCINGGTCNNLRDRFECVCPSEWKGPTCQSSSRCPNCYNGGSCVETLRGPACQCPRFWTGPQCKEPVTCGNHRPCKRATECRDYPLGYYCVCEPGWTGPECSIDIDECTSDPCRNAGVCIDQLNNYYCQCLSGFIGKNCQINVDECLSQPCQNGGTCIDRVNGYSCNCTRDFMGENCEREYDACAAKPCQNNGSCVLSSKSRRDFVCECLPGFEGKLCDLNVDECVGVICPDERICVDGVAGYECKCRDGYREPNCTLIVDPCAKKPCGNGTCLETADEGYQCDCGPGYSGPNCENDVDECQTLGSSLCNNGICINNIGSYNCFCRPGFSGDHCAVDINECLCGPCQNNATCIDKINTFECECPPGYAGKTCDLDVNECQSDPCQNGATCIDEIARYTCVCAAGFTGYNCETNIDDCESQPCQNHGKCLDKVNAYACDCTDTGFEGEHCELNIDDCRSYPCENGAECLDEIKDYKCQCYEGYTGKNCQIDINECESSPCQFNGTCLERSNENLYKEDVMNKPAIFMQEFSYANASGYECICVPGVIGKNCETNINECESNPCFEGVCMDRIGGYVCECDEGFEGDHCQIDIDECKRYSPCEHGVCYDKRADYQCVCDPLYGGKNCSVLLEGCMGTTCLNNGTCWPYLVDETEHKFNCTCPNGFHGEICDHEQVTTMSLSGNSMVTVNTSREEGYDISFRFRTTLPNGLLAMGKGPTYYMLELVGGKLNLHSSLLNKWNGVFIGSGLNDSNWQKVFVAINSTHLVLSANEEQTIYPINLNEGANATYTSFTTTYIGGTVTYLRKLTHGPSFFVGCTEDVIINGEWIYSGTSSKHVELQNVDPDCPREPQCSPNPCKNNGHCTDRWRDFSCKCERPYLGSTCQYNITAATFGYENISNGYVSVRVSDPARKSVRSIVDISMFIRTREQRGDIFYLGAEPSSPSAEAKEKTFIAAQLEGGELLVRIQFNGTEAYTVGGVKLNDGNSHLIQIIRNVTLVQVKINGTEYFRKTISANGQLNVTVLYLGGLPQVSRHIRQVDSRSIEEKHPQVNFKGIIQDVQISNGIETMVVEFFPLKAKDIPTLVQFGNVTFDPSKVLEGVVSDNVCASNPCFHNGTCHVTWNDFWCQCPRGYTGKTCQEMEFCQLQDCPSGSKCQNLDDGYECIANATFDGVGTSFTYLYSHPEPMNLTESSIDTVKLTYRSNTGGTLMHMSPKSGNNHFTVSVLADKITVAWKLDLENTGILTFGKMEPDGNWTTILLRLNNNSIEAEYEDMNDDVVPTSSPNFDFAAWYDLLLTGSVTLGGLGSPLSDIHSYMTFGTERHIENREGIAGNSVDFADRKHTTAAPPHSMLSGEAFKGCLGEVRIGSMLLHYFTYEEVYQNANFTPLEFLSLQQDNASTHDSIGCRLCFENNCKNNGHCLDQFNSYVCDCPPGYAEDDCSIDIDECEDNKCENNSTCLDGIANYTCVCRSGWQGWLCEEDVNECVSIQPCQHDGVCVNLPGSFHCECPEQYTGELCEHFKQITCADEPCRNGSSCADVVNTKTGDNFTCTCMPGYEGTLCDTPYCMNRKCQNDGKCVFLYQPPQCSCPQGFTGLYCETNIDDCAPDLEGNVPCKNDGKCHDGINNYTCDCTSTGYTGPDCSYDINECLDPLTDCGFGKCDNLPGSYHCVCDPGYCGYNCKMEDPCRDNDYCKNGGTCECVEDKGYTCHCPPDYTGQNCTESEHFLGSQALDIAVIVGPIVGILFLIAAGSLIALFMMARKKRATRGTYSPSAQEFSNPRVEMDNVMKPPPEERLI, translated from the exons TGCTAGCGACGCTGCTGACGACGAGCACGAGCTACGGCGCGCCCCAGGAGCGTTCGCCGGCCGACGAGCTTCTGGCCTCGTCGGCCGCTTTGAGCCAAGCCCGAGAAGCCTACTTCGATGGGACGGCTCAACTGAGGCTCAGGTCCTTCGTCTCGGTGCACCGACACAGTGGCCTGAGCTTCCGCACCTGCGAGCCTGGCCGACTGTTCGAGCAGAGGTTCGACACCGGGGACAGCATCGGGCTCCGGGTCGACCACGAGGGCCTCGTCTTCGTGGCCAAACTCCAGCAGAGGCGACTCGAGGCCAGGCTGAACGCTAGGCTCCTCGACAATGCCTGGCACACCGTCAACATGTTCTTCAGGCTGGGCAATCTCACCCTCAGCGCCGCCGGACACGCGCAG GTGGTGGCCAACGCCACGTACAACTCGGAGATCCTGGCGCTGCCGGACGAGAACGACGCGAACGGCACACTGATAGTCGGCGAGGGCTTCCGCGGTTGCATCCTCCAGGGCCCCGGTATCCTGTTCAACGACAGCCTCAGCAGCAACGCCATCCTCGGCGCTTGTCCCCTCGACACCCGAGCTT GCTCGCCCTGCATCAACAACCCGTGTCGCAACGGCGGCAGCTGTCAAGAGGACCACAACGGCGACTTCGTCTGCCAGTGCGCGGCCGGTTGGGCCGGTCTGCGCTGCGAGTCTCCGGCCGGAGCTCGAGTCTGCGACGGCCCCAGCAATCCTTGCAGGAACGACGCCGCCTGCGTCGAGCTTCCCGACACCGACTACCGCTGCGAGTGTCGGCCGGGCTACACCGGCAGGAACTGCGAGATCGACATCGACGAGTGCGCCTCGCATCCCTGCAGGAACGACGGCAACTGCACCGATCTCGTCAACGGATACGCCTGCAAGTGCGAGCGCACTGG CTACAATGGCCAGAACTGCGAGATCGACATCGACGAGTGCGAGAACAATCCCTGCCTGAACGGCCTCTGCTACAACAACTACGGCGGTTACGTGTGCGCCTGCCAGTCGGGCTTCGAGGGCCAGAACTGCGAGCTCAACATCAACGAGTGTCTGTCCCAGCCCTGCCGCAACGGAGGCACCTGCCTCGACGAGGTCGGCAGCTACCGCTGCAATTGCACCGGCACCGGACACTCGGGAGAACACTGCGACCAGCCTCCGCGCGGCCTCGTCTGCAATTCCACGGCCAACTGTCCCGCCAACAGCGTATGCCACGTCTCGCAGTGCGTCTGCAAGTCTGGCTTCATCGGCAGTCCGCCGAATTGCTCGGTGAACTTTTGCGAGAGAAACCCCTGCATCAACGGGGGCACCTGCAACAACCTCAGGGACAGATTCGAGTGCGTCTGCCCGTCCGAGTGGAAAG GTCCGACGTGCCAGTCGTCGAGCCGGTGCCCGAACTGCTACAACGGCGGCTCGTGCGTTGAAACGCTACGAGGCCCCGCATGCCAGTGCCCCAGGTTCTGGACGGGACCTCAGTGCAAGGAGCCCGTCACGTGCGGCAATCACCGGCCGTGCAAACGTGCCACCGAATGCCGCGACTAT CCGTTGGGCTACTACTGCGTGTGCGAGCCGGGCTGGACAGGTCCGGAATGCTCGATCGACATCGACGAGTGCACCAGCGACCCGTGCCGCAACGCAGGCGTCTGCATCGACCAGCTCAACAACTACTACTGCCAGTGCCTGTCGGGCTTCATCG gcAAGAACTGCCAGATCAACGTGGACGAGTGTCTATCGCAGCCCTGCCAGAACGGCGGCACCTGCATCGACCGGGTCAACGGGTACAGCTGCAACTGCACCCGGGACTTCATGGGCGAGAACTGCGAGCGCGAGTACGATGCCTGCGCTGCCAAGCCCTGTCAGAACAACGGCAGCTGCGTTCTCAGCTCTAAATCCCGCCGAGACTTCGTTTGCGAATGTCTGCCCGGTTTCGAGGGCAAACTCTGCGACCTCAACGTCGACGAGTGCGTCGGAGTCATCTGTCCCGATGAAAGGATTTGCGTCGACGGAGTGGCTGGGTACGAGTGCAAATGCAGAGACGGATACAGGGAGCCAAATTGTACGTTGATTGTCGATCCGTGCGCGAAGAAGCCATGTGGCAATGGAACGTGCCTGGAGACGGCAGATGAGGGGTACCAGTGCGATTGCGGTCCTGGATACAGCG GACCGAACTGCGAAAACGACGTCGACGAGTGCCAGACCTTGGGCAGCTCGCTCTGTAACAACGGCATCTGCATCAACAACATCGGCAGCTACAACTGCTTCTGCAGGCCAGGATTCTCGGGCGACCACTGCGCCGTCGACATCAACGAGTGTCTCTGCGGGCCCTGTCAAAACAACGCCACTTGCATCGACAAGATCAACACGTTCGAGTGCGAGTGTCCGCCTGGATACGCCGGCAAGACTTGCGACCTTGACGTCAACGAGTGCCAGAGCGACCCTTGCCAGAACGGGGCTACTTGCATCGATGAAATTGCCAG ATACACCTGCGTCTGTGCTGCCGGTTTCACGGGCTACAACTGCGAGACCAACATCGACGACTGCGAGTCTCAGCCCTGCCAGAACCATGGCAAGTGTTTGGACAAGGTCAACGCCTACGCTTGCGACTGCACGGACACGGGTTTCGAGGGCGAGCACTGCGAGCTCAACATCGACGACTGCCGCTCGTATCCCTGTGAAAACGGTGCCGAGTGCTTGGACGAGATAAAGGACTACAAGTGCCAGTGTTACGAGGGCTACACCGGTAAGAACTGCCAGATCGACATCAACGAGTGCGAGAGCTCGCCCTGCCAGTTTAATGGCACGTGTCTCGAACGATCCAACGAGAATTTGTACAAGGAGGACGTCATGAATAAACCAGCGATCTTCATGCAAGAATTTAGCTACGCCAATGCTAGCGG ATACGAGTGCATCTGCGTGCCGGGAGTGATAGGCAAGAACTGCGAGACGAACATTAACGAGTGCGAGAGTAACCCGTGCTTCGAGGGTGTTTGCATGGACCGAATCGGCGGCTACGTCTGCGAATGCGACGAGGGCTTTGAGGGCGATCATTGCCAGATCGACATCGACGAGTGCAAACGATACTCACCCTGCGAGCACGGAGTCTGCTACGACAAACGTGCTGACTACCAGTGCGTTTGCGACCCACTCTACGGAGGAAAGAACTGTTCGGTACTACTAGAGGGATGCATGGGTACGACGTGCTTGAACAACGGCACCTGCTGGCCATACCTCGTGGACGAGACCGAGCACAAGTTCAACTGCACCTGCCCTAACGGATTCCACGGAGAGATCTGCGATCAC GAACAG GTAACGACCATGTCTCTGAGCGGAAACTCCATGGTAACCGTCAATACGTCCCGCGAGGAGGGTTACGACATTTCCTTCCGTTTCCGGACGACTCTGCCGAATGGACTGCTAGCGATGGGCAAGGGTCCTACTTACTACATGCTCGAACTCGTCGGTGGCAAGCTCAACCTTCACTCAAGCCTATTGAACAAGTGGAACGGCGTGTTCATCGGTAGCGGATTAAACGATTCGAATTGGCAGAAGGTCTTCGTGGCTATCAATTCCACGCATCTCGTGCTCTCGGCTAATGAAGAGCAGACGATCTATCCTATAAATTTGAACGAGGGAGCCAATGCTACCTACACCTCATTCACTACGACCTACATTGGGGGAACCGTGACTTATCTGAGGAAACTTACTCACGGACCCTCGTTCTTCGTTGGTTGTACCGAGGATGTCATCATCAACGGTGAATGG ATCTACTCGGGAACCAGCTCCAAACACGTCGAGTTACAAAACGTCGATCCTGACTGTCCACGTGAACCCCAGTGTTCTCCGAACCCTTGCAAGAACAACGGCCACTGCACAGACCGCTGGCGCGATTTCTCCTGCAAATGCGAGCGTCCCTATCTCGGTTCGACTTGCCAGTACAATATAACCGCAGCTACTTTCGGCTATGAGAATATTAGCAATGGCTACGTGAGCGTGCGCGTCTCGGACCCGGCCAGAAAATCCGTTCGCTCTATTGTCGATATATCTATGTTCATCAGAACCAGAGAACAGCGAGGAGACATTTTCTATTTAGGAGCCGAGCCCAGTTCGCCATCGGCCGAGGCGAAGGAGAAGACGTTTATCGCTGCGCAGCTCGAGGGAGGCGAACTTTTGGTCAGAATCCAGTTTAACGGAACCGAAGCGTACACTGTTGGAGGTGTGAAACTAAATGATGGAAATAGCCATCTCATTCAAATTATCAGAAACGTTACGCTGGTCCAGGTGAAAATCAACGGTACAGAGTACTTCAGGAAGACCATCAGTGCCAATGGACAGTTGAATGTTACTGTATTGTACTTGGGAGGATTGCCCCAAGTATCGAGGCACATCAGGCAGGTCGATAGCAGATCGATTGAGGAAAAACACCCTCAAGTCAACTTTAAGGGTATCATCCAGGATGTGCAGATATCTAATGGCATTGAAACTATGGTCGTCGAGTTTTTCCCTCTAAAG GCAAAGGACATCCCAACACTCGTTCAATTTGGCAATGTAACTTTCGACCCTAGCAAGGTCCTCGAGGGCGTTGTCTCGGATAACGTCTGTGCCTCTAATCCTTGCTTCCACAATGGCACTTGCCACGTTACCTGGAACGACTTTTGGTGCCAATGTCCACGCGGCTACACTGGCAAAACCTGTCAAGAGATGGAATTCTGCCAGCTGCAAGACTGTCCCAGTGGCTCCAAGTGTCAGAATCTCGATGACGGTTATGAGTGCATCGCCAACGCGACTTTCGATGGTGTTGGCACGTCCTTCACTTACTTGTACAGTCATCCCGAACCTATGAACCTGACCGAGTCTTCTATAGATACCGTCAAGCTTACATATAGGTCCAACACTGGTGGCACCTTGATGCACATGTCTCCAAAATCGGGTAACAACCACTTCACCGTTTCCGTCTTAGCGGATAAAATCACTGTTGCCTGGAAACTAGATCTCGAGAACACCGGAATACTGACCTTCGGCAAGATGGAACCGGATGGCAATTGGACGACTATTTTACTGAGATTGAACAACAATTCGATCGAAGCTGAATACGAAGACATGAACGACGATGTCGTACCGACTTCTAGTCCAAACTTTGATTTTGCGGCTTGGTACGATCTATTGTTAACGGGAAGTGTGACCCTCGGTGGTTTAGGTAGCCCGCTGTCAGATATACACAGTTATATGACGTTTGGTACAGAAAGGCACATTGAGAACAGAGAAGGCATTGCTGGAAACTCGGTAGATTTCGCTGACAGAAAACACACGACCGCTGCTCCACCGCACAGTATGTTATCTG GCGAAGCATTTAAGGGTTGTCTGGGCGAAGTGCGTATTGGTAGCATGCTCTTGCACTACTTCACTTACGAGGAGGTCTACCAGAACGCCAACTTCACTCCCCTCGAGTTCCTCTCGCTCCAGCAGGACAACGCGTCGACGCACGATAGCATCGGCTGCAGGCTCTGCTTCGAGAACAACTGCAAAAACAACGGTCACTGTCTTGACCAATTTAACAGTTACGTGTGCGATTGTCCACCAGGATACGCGGAGGACGACTGCTCGATCGATATCGACGAGTGCGAGGACAACAAATGTGAGAACAACTCAACTTGCCTCGACGGTATCGCGAACTACACCTGTGTGTGTAGGAGCGGCTGGCAAGGATGGCT GTGCGAGGAAGACGTGAACGAATGCGTGAGCATCCAACCCTGCCAGCACGACGGAGTCTGCGTGAATCTACCGGGCTCGTTCCACTGCGAATGTCCCGAGCAGTACACCGGTGAACTCTGCGAACATTTCAAACAAATCACGTGTGCCGATGAACCCTGTCGCAATGGATCTTCATGTGCGGATGTGGTAAACACCAAGACCGGAGATAACTTTACGTGCACCTGTATGCCCGGGTACGAGGGCACGCTTTGCGACACGCCCTATTGCATGAATAGGAAGTGCCAGAACGACGGAAAGTGTGTCTTCTTGTATCAG CCACCGCAGTGCTCTTGCCCGCAAGGCTTTACCGGCCTCTACTGCGAGACCAATATAGACGACTGTGCACCTGACCTAGAAGGTAACGTGCCCTGCAAAAACGACGGCAAGTGTCACGACGGTATCAACAACTATACATGCGACTGCACCAGCACTGGTTACACCGGTCCCGACTGTTCGTATGATATCAACGAGTGCCTGGATCCTTTAACCGATTGCGGCTTCGGCAAGTGTGATAACCTTCCTGGAAGCTACCACTGTGTCTGCGATCCAGGCTACTGCGGCTACAACTGCAAGATGGAAGATCCTTGTAGAGACAATGACTATTGCAAGAACGGAGGCACTTGCGAGTGTGTCGAGGATAAAGGTTACACCTGCCACTGTCCGCCTGATTACACGGGACAGAATTGCACCGAG TCGGAGCATTTCCTGGGAAGTCAGGCGTTGGATATCGCTGTGATCGTCGGACCAATAGTCGGCATTTTATTCCTCATAGCCGCTGGATCTCTGATAGCGCTGTTCATGATGGCGCGTAAAAAGCGGGCAACGCGCGGCACCTACAGCCCTTCAGCTCAAGAATTCAGCAATCCCAGGGTAGAGATGGACAACGTGATGAAACCACCACCGGAGGAGAGATTGATCTAA